The Pseudoxanthomonas sp. SL93 genome segment CGAAGGCGGACGCAAAAGACGTCGTGCGCTTCAACTTCGATACGCTGTATTCCTTCGCCTGGGTCGACCTGGGCGAAGGACCGGTCGTGCTCAGCGTGCCCGACACCGGGGGGCGCTTCTACCTGGTACCCACGGTGGACATGTGGAGCGACGTCTTCTCTTCGGTGGGCAAGCGCACGACCGGCACCGGTGTGGGCCATTTCGCCTACGTGCCGCCCGGCTGGTCTGGCACGTTGCCCCCGGGCGTGGAGAAGATCCAGGCCCCGACGCCCACGATCTGGGTGATGGGGCGCACCCAGACCAACGGTCCCGCCGACTACGACAACGTCCACGAGGTGCAGGATGGCCTGAAACTGACGCCGCTCTCCCGCTGGGGCACCGCGTACGTGCCGCCGGCCACGTCGCCGGTGGCGGCAAACGTGGACGCCAGCACGCCGCCCCTCGTGCAGGTGGCCAACCTGTCGGGCACGGCGCTGTTCCAACGGTTCGCGGAGCTGCTCAAGCGGAACCCGCCGCATCCCAACGACTATCCGATCCTGTTCCGCATGCGCGCCTTTGGCCTGGTGCCGGGTGAGGGCTGGGATCCCGGCCAAGTGGATGCCGCCACACGCCAGGCCATCGACGCCGCCGCCAAGGAGGCCATGGCCGATATGGTTCGCACCATCAGGGGCCTGGGCCGGCATGTGAACGGCTGGAACCTGATGGAGAGCGGCATCGGCACTTACGGCACCGCGTATCTGCAACGCGCGTCCATCGCGCTGGGCGGGCTGGGGGCGAACCTGCCGGAGGACGCGGTGTACCCCACCGCGTTCCAGGACAGCGACGGCAAGCCGCTGGATGGCGCCAACGACTACGTCGTGCATTTCACGAAGGAACAATTGCCGCCCGCCGATGCCTTCTGGTCACTCACGATGTACGACGCCCAAGGTTTCCAGGTCGCCAATCCCATCGACCGTTTCGCCATCGGCGACCGCGACGCGCTGAAGTTCAATGCCGACGGTTCGCTCGATCTTTATCTCCAGCATCGCTCGCCCGGCAAGGACAAGGAGTCCAACTGGCTGCCATCGCCGGCTTCCGGCCAGATCGGTCCCACCCTGCGCATCTACGCGCCGCGCGCGAACGTGCTGGATGGTTCCTGGGCTCCGCCTGCGATCAGGCGCACGCGGTGACCGCGCCTCGCTGGATCCGCCTTGCACACCCCTTACTCCCCCCCCTGACAACGAGCTGAGGCATCCCATGCGCATCGCCCCCTGTCTGCCCGTCGTCCTGCTACTTGCATTGACTGCGTGCCGGAGTGAACAGGCCCCGGAGGCGGCGGATGCCACACCCGCTGCCGCATCTTCCACGCCGTCCCCGACCGCGCCACCCGCTGGCACCCCCGCGGCACCGGCCGCCACGCCACCGCCGGCGGACGCGGTGCCCGTCAACGCCGACAACTTCGCGCGTGCCGCGTCCGATCTAGCGTTCGCGGGGGTCCACAAGAACGGCGGCTTCGGCAAGTTCGACCACGTCAGGGAGGTGACGCCGCTGGACAAGCAGGTGGTTGTGCGGCAGAACCGCGACACGCTGTACTCCAGCGCGGTGTTCGATCTCGATGCGGGCCCGGTGACCATCACCCTGCCGGATGTCGGCACGCGCTTCATGTCGATGCAGGTGTTCGACCAGGACCAGTACACCCACCGCGTCGCGTACACGCCAGGCAAGTACACCTTCACCCGGGAGGACATTGGCACGCGCTATGTGCTGGTGGCACTTCGCATGCTGGTCAACCCCAACGATCCAGCCGACGTCACGCGCGTGCATGCACAGCAGGACCAGGTGCAGGTGAGCCAACCGGGTGGTCCGGGCACCTTCGAGGTGCCGCGATGGGACATGGCGGGCGTCAAGAGGATCAGCGATGCGCTCACCGTGCTGGGTGACTCGTTGCCGGACAAGAACCGCATGTTCGGCAGCAAGGCCGAGGTCGATCCGGTGCGTCGCCTGATCGGCGTTGCCACTGCCTGGGGCGGCAACCCCGAGAAGGATGCGATCTACCTCAACATCACCCCGGCCAAAAACGACGGCACCACGATCTACCGATTGACCGTGGGCGAGGTGCCGGTGGATGGCTTCTGGTCGGTGACGGTGTACAACGCCGAAGGCTTCTTCCAGGCCAACCCGCAGAACGCGTACTCCTTCAACAACATCACCGCGCAGAAGGAAGCCGACGGCGCCGTGAAGCTGCAGTTCGGCGGCTGCGATGGACAGGCAACCAACTGCCTGCCGATCACGCCGGGCTGGAACTACATGGTGCGGCTGTACCGGCCGCGCGCCGGAATCCTGGACGGCAGCTGGCGCTTCCCCGAAGCGACGCCAGTTGTCGCGTCACCCTGACACGGAATTCCGGCATCCCGGGGAGGTGGGATGCCGG includes the following:
- a CDS encoding DUF1254 domain-containing protein yields the protein MRTRRPLSSTAPMLCSLIVAMSSLQGASAGAMTGEESNAKATAAAASSLSPQQVKTLAKDIYYYAYPLVLMDVTREQAVNVPDATTAPMRAPTNQFAHFRSYPKADAKDVVRFNFDTLYSFAWVDLGEGPVVLSVPDTGGRFYLVPTVDMWSDVFSSVGKRTTGTGVGHFAYVPPGWSGTLPPGVEKIQAPTPTIWVMGRTQTNGPADYDNVHEVQDGLKLTPLSRWGTAYVPPATSPVAANVDASTPPLVQVANLSGTALFQRFAELLKRNPPHPNDYPILFRMRAFGLVPGEGWDPGQVDAATRQAIDAAAKEAMADMVRTIRGLGRHVNGWNLMESGIGTYGTAYLQRASIALGGLGANLPEDAVYPTAFQDSDGKPLDGANDYVVHFTKEQLPPADAFWSLTMYDAQGFQVANPIDRFAIGDRDALKFNADGSLDLYLQHRSPGKDKESNWLPSPASGQIGPTLRIYAPRANVLDGSWAPPAIRRTR
- a CDS encoding DUF1254 domain-containing protein, which encodes MRIAPCLPVVLLLALTACRSEQAPEAADATPAAASSTPSPTAPPAGTPAAPAATPPPADAVPVNADNFARAASDLAFAGVHKNGGFGKFDHVREVTPLDKQVVVRQNRDTLYSSAVFDLDAGPVTITLPDVGTRFMSMQVFDQDQYTHRVAYTPGKYTFTREDIGTRYVLVALRMLVNPNDPADVTRVHAQQDQVQVSQPGGPGTFEVPRWDMAGVKRISDALTVLGDSLPDKNRMFGSKAEVDPVRRLIGVATAWGGNPEKDAIYLNITPAKNDGTTIYRLTVGEVPVDGFWSVTVYNAEGFFQANPQNAYSFNNITAQKEADGAVKLQFGGCDGQATNCLPITPGWNYMVRLYRPRAGILDGSWRFPEATPVVASP